The Brassica napus cultivar Da-Ae chromosome C7, Da-Ae, whole genome shotgun sequence genome has a segment encoding these proteins:
- the BNAC07G21850D gene encoding uncharacterized protein BNAC07G21850D, with protein sequence MAMQSGIGLTRILILAGAGYTSTILVKNGKMADLLGELQSLVKRFEGSGDHSDDDSDDMATQMQRLAMEVRQISSSRQITVMNGGAQGADFTPFIVPAATLGAIGYGYMWYKGMSFSDIMCVTKRSMEEAVSNLTKHLDTVSEAISNAKKHLSERLKRTDDKMELHKDLLKGVQDNVGFALEDLANIGDDFDAMHSMFGGMGGKLDSIEYKQNIANMGLMYLCDSMGGENNKMPDILMQEKLRLSGKSNTCIVITNEETSTSEGLKESDKIELLEG encoded by the exons ATGGCTATGCAATCCGGTATTGGGTTAACGAGGATTTTGATTCTAGCTGGAGCAG GTTACACAAGTACAATCCTTGTGAAGAATGGAAAAATGGCGGATCTTTTGGGGGAGCTACAG tCTTTGGTGAAGCGATTTGAGGGGTCAGGAGATCATTCAGATGACGATTCTGATGACATGGCTACTCAG ATGCAACGGTTAGCTATGGAGGTCCGTCAGATATCCTCGTCGCGGCAGATAACTGTCATGAATGGAGGAGCTCAAGGAG CTGACTTTACCCCGTTTATAGTCCCGGCAGCGACACTAGGAGCTATAGGTTATGGCTACATGTGGTACAAG GGTATGTCATTCTCTGACATCATGTGCGTAACAAAGCGGAGCATGGAAGAGGCAGTTTCGAACTTGACTAAGCATTTGGATACTGTTTCTGAAGCTATTTCT AATGCTAAAAAGCACTTGTCCGAGCGGCTTAAGAGGACGGATGATAAGATGGAATTGCACAAGGATCTCTTAAAGGGAGTCCAGGATAAT GTGGGTTTTGCTCTAGAGGATCTTGCTAACATTGGAGATGATTTTGACGCAATGCATAGCATGTTCGGTGGTATG GGTGGAAAATTAGATAGTATTGAGTACAAGCAG AATATTGCCAATATGGGTTTAATGTATCTATGCGACTCTATGGGCGGAGAAAATAACAAGATGCCAGATATTCTGATGCAG GAGAAGCTTCGACTTTCTGGGAAGTCAAACACATGTATAGTAATTACAAACGAAGAAACTTCAACCTCAGAG GGTTTGAAAGAAAGCGATAAGATAGAGCTACTTGAAGGCTGA